The window CTGCCGTGGCTCTCAGCTCCCTGCCGGCTGCTGGGCGCCGGCGGTGAAATGCTGGCGGATCTCGCCGATGCCCTCGATGCGGCTGACGAGTTCGTCGCCGTCGGTGAGGTAGCGCGGCGGGTTCATGCGGTTGCCGACGCCCGCCGGGGTGCCGGTGAAGACCAGGTCACCGGGGAAGAGGGGGAGCACGGCCGAGAGCCGGGCGATGAGCTCCGGCACCGGGAAGATCATGGACTTGGTGCGGTCCTGCTGGACGACCTCGCCGTTCAGCAGCCCGGTGATCTCCAGATCGTCGGGGTCGTCGAGTTCGTCGGGGGTGACGAGGACAGGGCCGATGGGGCCGAAGCCGGGGAAGGACTTGCCCAGACTGAACTGGGCCGGCTTTCCCTGGAGTTGGGTGACACGTTCGGAGAGGTCCTGGCCCACGGCCAGGGCGGCCACCGCCTTCCAGGCGTGGTCCTCGCTCACCCGGTACGTTTCGGCGCCGATCACCGCGACGAGTTCGACCTCCCAGTCGACCTTGCCCGGGGGGAGGGCGACGTTGGTGTGCGGGCCGGTGACGCAGGCCGGGAACTTGGTGAAGACGAGCGGTTCCTCGGGTGGACTGAAGCCGGCTTCCGCGGCGTGCGGCGGGTAGTTGAGGGCGACGGCGAACACCTGCCGGGGCCGGGGCACCGGCGCCTGCAGAGCGGCCGGGTCCACATCGATGTCGTAGGCGTGGTCGGGCAGGCTCGGTGCCCACGCGCGCAGGTCGTCCCACCTCTGCAGCAGGACCATCGGGTCGGGGTGCAGCCGACCCCTCGACGCCCAGCGAACGTCCGCGGCCCGGTCGCCGCGGACCAGGACGGCCCGACCGTCCAGGACGCCGACCCTCACCAGTCCACCTTCTTCGGTACGGGGGTGCCGTGCCCCTCCTGCCAGCTGACGATCGGGGAGCGCAGGACACCCAGGCGTTCGACCTCCGCCTCGACGACGTCGCCCGGCTTGAGGTACATGTCCGGGTCGCCGCTGAAGCCGGCCACGCCCTGGACGGTGCCGGTCGTGATCAGGTCGCCGGCGCTGTAGCCCTGCGGGGAGTGGTAGGCGACCAGGTGTGGGATGGAGACCGACATGCGGTTGGTGTTGGACTTCTGCCGGACCACGCCGTTGACGCGCAGCTCCATGTCGAGGTTCTGCGCGTCGGGGATCTCGTCGGCGGTGACGATGTAGGGGCCGACGGGGCAGAAGGTGTCGATGGCCTTG is drawn from Streptomyces bottropensis ATCC 25435 and contains these coding sequences:
- a CDS encoding fumarylacetoacetate hydrolase family protein, yielding MRVGVLDGRAVLVRGDRAADVRWASRGRLHPDPMVLLQRWDDLRAWAPSLPDHAYDIDVDPAALQAPVPRPRQVFAVALNYPPHAAEAGFSPPEEPLVFTKFPACVTGPHTNVALPPGKVDWEVELVAVIGAETYRVSEDHAWKAVAALAVGQDLSERVTQLQGKPAQFSLGKSFPGFGPIGPVLVTPDELDDPDDLEITGLLNGEVVQQDRTKSMIFPVPELIARLSAVLPLFPGDLVFTGTPAGVGNRMNPPRYLTDGDELVSRIEGIGEIRQHFTAGAQQPAGS